From a region of the Flavobacterium sediminilitoris genome:
- the mutY gene encoding A/G-specific adenine glycosylase, which yields MEFSNSLIDWYLQNKRNLPWRNTNDPYQIWLSEIILQQTRVAQGMPYFEAFIRNFPTVLDLASASEEEVLKLWQGLGYYSRARNLHAAAKYIVNELNGVFPSTYKELLELKGVGDYTAAAIASFSYNEPVAVVDGNVFRVLARIFNISSDIAIPKTKKEFQKLAQELLPIDNAASFNQAIMEFGALQCVPKSPNCEVCVFNSKCLALQKKIVDKLPVKQKKVKVRNRYFNYLIIIDKDNNFVVEKREDKGIWFNLYQFELLESDDKKKLEDVVAEIKTKFKPQSVLLKNTEEIIHKLSHQHLYIHFFELKFDNSIEKAVPISELIKLPFPIVIHNFIESNYL from the coding sequence ATGGAATTTTCTAACTCATTAATTGATTGGTATTTACAAAATAAACGAAATTTACCTTGGAGAAATACAAATGATCCATATCAAATTTGGTTGTCTGAAATCATTCTTCAACAAACAAGAGTGGCCCAAGGAATGCCTTATTTTGAGGCTTTTATAAGAAATTTTCCTACAGTTTTAGATTTGGCAAGTGCTTCAGAAGAAGAAGTGTTGAAATTATGGCAAGGACTAGGTTATTATTCTAGAGCAAGGAATTTGCATGCTGCTGCAAAATATATTGTGAATGAGTTAAACGGAGTTTTTCCATCAACATACAAAGAGTTATTAGAACTGAAAGGAGTAGGTGATTATACGGCTGCTGCAATTGCTTCGTTTTCTTATAATGAACCTGTTGCTGTGGTAGATGGGAATGTTTTTAGGGTTTTAGCTAGAATTTTTAATATTTCTAGTGATATCGCAATTCCTAAAACTAAAAAGGAATTTCAAAAATTAGCGCAAGAATTGTTGCCGATAGATAATGCTGCTAGCTTTAATCAGGCAATAATGGAGTTTGGAGCATTGCAATGTGTGCCAAAAAGTCCTAACTGTGAAGTGTGTGTGTTTAATTCTAAATGTTTGGCGCTTCAAAAAAAAATAGTAGATAAGTTACCTGTAAAACAGAAAAAAGTAAAAGTACGAAATAGGTATTTTAACTATTTGATTATTATTGATAAAGATAATAATTTTGTCGTTGAAAAAAGAGAAGATAAGGGAATTTGGTTTAATTTATATCAGTTTGAACTACTTGAAAGTGATGATAAGAAGAAATTAGAAGATGTTGTAGCGGAAATTAAAACGAAGTTTAAACCTCAATCAGTTTTATTAAAAAATACGGAAGAAATTATTCATAAATTATCACATCAACATTTGTATATTCATTTTTTTGAATTGAAATTTGATAATAGTATTGAAAAAGCAGTTCCAATTAGTGAATTAATAAAATTGCCATTTCCTATTGTTATTCATAATTTTATTGAATCAAATTATTTGTAA
- the rpmA gene encoding 50S ribosomal protein L27 → MAHKKGVGSSKNGRESESKRLGVKIYGGQAAIAGNIIVRQRGSKHNPGENVYMGKDHTLHAKVDGVVQFQKKKDNKSYVSIAPFEA, encoded by the coding sequence ATGGCTCACAAGAAAGGTGTCGGTAGTTCTAAGAATGGTAGAGAATCAGAATCGAAACGTTTAGGCGTTAAGATTTATGGTGGTCAAGCTGCAATTGCTGGTAACATCATTGTTAGACAAAGAGGTTCTAAACACAACCCAGGTGAAAACGTTTACATGGGTAAAGATCATACTTTACATGCTAAAGTTGATGGTGTTGTTCAATTTCAAAAGAAAAAAGATAATAAATCATACGTTTCTATAGCTCCTTTTGAAGCTTAG
- a CDS encoding M16 family metallopeptidase: MKKIVYIAASLFLTITMQAQDRPQPKPGPAPSININKPESFTLKNGLKVLIVENHKLPRVSYTLTMDNPPYAEGNKKGVSDLLSAMIGNGTETVSKDAFNEEIDFLGANINFWSSGASANGLSRYSSRLLELMADGALNPLFDEKEFEKEKSKLIEGLKADEKSVTAIAKRVEDLLTYGKDHYNGEYVSEETLKNVTLKDVELNYNTYFVPGNAYLVIVGDVDYKKTKKEVEKLFGKWKKATAPQLTYSNPTDVQYSQINFIDTPNAVQSEIAVVNLSKLKMTDKDYFAAILANQILGGGGEGRLFLNLREAHGWTYGSYSSLGSGKYINKFRSGAAVRNAVTDSAVVEIFNELKRMRNDLVSAEELKNAKAKYVGNFVMQIEKPATIARYALNKETQNLPNDFYENYIKNINAVTAEDIKNVAQKYFLADNSRVVIVGKASEVLPSLEAMSNKEKLPIFYFDKFGNKAEKPVVKKEIPAGVTTETVLKKYIDAIGGEKALKNVKTLASFSNGTIQGQNLDLVVKSSSSKKMSLEMKAMGMTVMKQVVNDKGAYMEAQGQKQEITGDELKSLQETVDTFIELSLLNDKEATLAGIETINNEDAYAIKKGKVTYYYNVKSGYKVGQAVELEQGGQKMTQATYYQDYKDVKGIKFPYKTTINMGVDIELTTSEVKINEGVTDADFQ, encoded by the coding sequence ATGAAAAAAATTGTATATATAGCCGCTAGTTTATTTTTAACAATAACAATGCAAGCACAAGATAGACCGCAACCTAAACCAGGACCAGCTCCTTCTATAAACATAAACAAACCAGAAAGTTTTACACTTAAAAATGGTTTAAAAGTTTTAATTGTAGAAAATCATAAACTTCCTAGAGTTTCGTATACTTTAACAATGGACAACCCTCCATATGCTGAAGGAAACAAAAAAGGAGTTTCAGATCTTTTAAGTGCTATGATAGGAAATGGAACAGAAACTGTTTCTAAGGATGCATTTAATGAAGAAATTGATTTCTTAGGTGCTAACATCAACTTTTGGTCTAGTGGAGCTTCTGCAAATGGTCTTTCAAGATATTCTAGCCGATTATTAGAATTAATGGCAGACGGAGCACTAAACCCTTTATTTGACGAAAAAGAGTTTGAAAAAGAAAAATCAAAACTTATCGAAGGGTTAAAAGCTGATGAAAAAAGCGTTACTGCAATTGCAAAAAGAGTTGAAGACCTTCTTACTTATGGTAAAGATCACTATAATGGTGAATATGTAAGTGAAGAAACTTTAAAAAATGTAACATTGAAAGATGTTGAATTAAACTACAACACTTATTTTGTTCCTGGAAATGCATACTTAGTAATTGTAGGAGATGTAGATTACAAAAAAACCAAAAAAGAGGTTGAAAAACTTTTTGGTAAATGGAAAAAAGCTACTGCACCGCAACTTACTTATTCTAATCCTACAGATGTTCAATACAGCCAAATTAATTTTATAGACACTCCAAATGCTGTTCAATCTGAAATTGCAGTTGTGAATCTTTCAAAATTAAAAATGACTGATAAAGACTATTTTGCTGCTATCTTAGCTAACCAAATTCTTGGTGGTGGCGGAGAAGGTAGATTGTTCTTAAATTTACGTGAAGCTCACGGATGGACTTACGGATCTTACTCTTCTTTAGGTTCTGGAAAATATATCAATAAATTTCGTTCTGGAGCGGCTGTAAGAAATGCAGTTACTGACAGTGCTGTTGTTGAAATTTTCAACGAATTAAAAAGAATGAGAAATGATTTAGTTTCTGCGGAAGAATTAAAAAATGCAAAAGCTAAATATGTTGGAAATTTTGTAATGCAAATTGAAAAACCAGCTACTATTGCTCGTTATGCATTAAACAAAGAAACTCAAAATTTACCTAATGATTTTTATGAGAACTACATTAAAAATATTAATGCAGTAACTGCTGAAGATATTAAAAATGTAGCTCAAAAATATTTCTTAGCTGATAACTCTAGAGTTGTAATTGTAGGAAAAGCTTCTGAAGTATTACCTTCATTAGAAGCAATGAGTAATAAAGAAAAATTACCTATTTTCTATTTTGACAAATTTGGAAACAAAGCTGAAAAACCAGTTGTTAAAAAAGAAATTCCAGCAGGTGTAACCACTGAAACAGTATTAAAAAAATACATTGACGCTATAGGTGGAGAAAAAGCATTGAAAAATGTTAAAACTTTAGCTAGTTTCTCTAATGGAACTATACAAGGACAAAATTTAGATTTAGTAGTAAAATCTAGCTCTTCTAAGAAAATGTCATTAGAAATGAAAGCTATGGGAATGACTGTAATGAAGCAAGTTGTTAACGACAAAGGAGCTTACATGGAAGCACAAGGTCAAAAACAAGAAATCACAGGTGATGAATTAAAATCGTTACAAGAAACTGTTGATACATTTATTGAGCTTAGTTTATTAAACGATAAAGAAGCTACATTAGCAGGTATTGAAACAATCAACAATGAAGATGCTTACGCTATTAAAAAAGGAAAAGTTACTTATTATTATAATGTAAAATCTGGATACAAAGTAGGACAAGCTGTAGAATTAGAGCAAGGTGGTCAAAAAATGACTCAAGCTACTTACTACCAAGACTACAAAGATGTAAAAGGAATTAAATTTCCATACAAAACAACTATAAATATGGGAGTTGACATTGAATTAACTACTTCTGAGGTAAAAATCAACGAAGGTGTTACTGATGCTGATTTTCAATAA
- a CDS encoding HU family DNA-binding protein codes for MRKKMTKADIVAKISEKLGLEKADVQATVESFMEEVKNSLETGDNVYLRGFGSFIIKTRAEKTGRNISKNTTIKIPAHNIPAFKPAKVFVESVKTKTEIAV; via the coding sequence ATACGAAAGAAAATGACGAAAGCAGACATTGTAGCTAAAATTTCTGAAAAATTAGGTCTTGAAAAAGCTGATGTTCAAGCAACTGTAGAGTCTTTTATGGAAGAAGTAAAAAACTCATTAGAAACAGGTGATAATGTTTATTTAAGAGGTTTTGGAAGTTTTATTATTAAAACAAGAGCAGAAAAAACTGGAAGAAACATTTCAAAAAACACAACCATTAAAATACCTGCTCACAACATTCCAGCATTCAAGCCTGCTAAAGTTTTTGTTGAGAGCGTAAAAACTAAAACTGAAATAGCAGTATAA
- the gldD gene encoding gliding motility lipoprotein GldD encodes MQKIFFIVLALCLVSCGDEILPKPKGQLRLEYPTAKYYELSNDCPYVFEINDVVKLKEKDTCSFELHYPKMKATVYLTYKKVDRDIEDLLRDAQKLTYDHVIKADDIMEQPFIDKEKKVYGMFYEVGGNAATNAQFYLTDSTKHFMVGSLYFYAKPNYDSILPAASYIKNDIRKIMETVKWK; translated from the coding sequence ATGCAAAAAATATTTTTTATAGTACTAGCGTTGTGTTTAGTTTCTTGTGGAGATGAAATTTTACCAAAACCGAAAGGACAACTTCGATTAGAATATCCAACAGCAAAATATTATGAGCTATCAAATGATTGTCCTTATGTTTTTGAGATAAATGATGTTGTGAAATTAAAAGAAAAAGATACTTGTTCTTTTGAATTGCATTATCCAAAAATGAAAGCAACAGTATATTTGACGTACAAAAAAGTAGATCGTGATATTGAGGATTTGTTAAGAGACGCTCAAAAATTAACGTATGATCATGTTATAAAGGCCGATGATATTATGGAGCAGCCTTTTATAGATAAAGAAAAAAAAGTGTATGGTATGTTTTATGAAGTGGGTGGAAATGCAGCAACAAATGCTCAGTTTTACTTAACAGATAGTACAAAGCATTTCATGGTGGGAAGTTTGTATTTTTATGCCAAGCCAAACTATGATTCAATATTGCCAGCAGCAAGTTATATCAAAAACGATATTAGAAAAATAATGGAAACAGTAAAATGGAAATAA
- the rplU gene encoding 50S ribosomal protein L21: MYAIVEIAGQQFKVSKDQKVYVHRLPEEEGNNVSFDKVLLLDDNGAVTLGAPAIDGASVEAKVLRHLKGDKVIVFKKKRRKGYKKKNGHRQSLTQIIIEGIVASGATKKTAAPKKETAPKAEKAAPKAKATKKGDDLKKIEGIGPKAAEALVAAGIDTFAKLAKASAESVKEVLDASTSKLSHLDPTTWAQQAQLAADGNWDELQKLQDELNGGKAV; this comes from the coding sequence ATGTATGCAATCGTAGAGATAGCAGGGCAACAATTTAAAGTAAGCAAAGACCAAAAGGTTTATGTACACCGTTTACCAGAAGAAGAAGGAAACAATGTTTCTTTTGACAAAGTTCTTTTGTTAGACGATAATGGTGCAGTAACTCTAGGCGCCCCAGCTATAGATGGAGCTTCAGTAGAAGCGAAAGTTTTAAGACACCTTAAAGGTGACAAAGTAATCGTTTTCAAAAAGAAAAGAAGAAAAGGATACAAAAAGAAAAACGGTCATAGACAATCGTTAACTCAAATTATCATTGAAGGAATTGTAGCTTCTGGTGCAACTAAGAAAACGGCTGCTCCTAAAAAAGAAACAGCTCCTAAAGCAGAGAAAGCAGCTCCAAAAGCAAAAGCTACTAAAAAAGGTGATGATTTAAAAAAGATTGAAGGAATAGGACCTAAAGCTGCTGAGGCTTTAGTTGCTGCTGGAATTGATACATTTGCTAAATTAGCTAAAGCTAGTGCAGAATCTGTAAAAGAAGTTTTAGACGCGTCAACTTCAAAACTTTCTCATTTAGATCCAACTACTTGGGCGCAACAAGCTCAATTAGCTGCTGATGGTAACTGGGATGAATTACAAAAATTACAAGACGAATTAAACGGTGGTAAAGCTGTTTAA
- a CDS encoding DMT family transporter produces MENNNTKWYLLGFLGCVWGSSFILMQLGLKGVNSIQMGSLRILFAALFLIIVGFRYIPKIPVYKWKYIAITALFGTFLPVYLFALALSKIDGSVSSILNSLTPLSTLIVGILFFGMGVQRRQVFGVILGFLGCVLLVLFSDGENTTENYYYAFLILLASLFYGINVNLIKKYLSDLKPLTISTGNFVILFVPALIVLYFAGFFEIVGEEKVQTSLGYIAILGIIGTGLSNILFFKLIQLSSPVFAASVTYIIPVVAILLGYFFMNESLNLIQAIGAFVILLGVYFSSRKQ; encoded by the coding sequence ATGGAAAATAATAATACTAAATGGTATTTGTTAGGATTTTTAGGTTGTGTATGGGGAAGTTCCTTTATTTTAATGCAACTAGGTTTAAAAGGGGTAAATTCTATTCAAATGGGGAGTTTAAGAATTCTCTTCGCGGCTCTTTTTTTAATCATTGTTGGATTTAGGTATATTCCAAAAATTCCAGTCTATAAATGGAAATATATAGCTATAACAGCTTTGTTTGGAACATTTTTACCAGTGTATTTATTTGCATTAGCTTTATCTAAAATAGATGGATCAGTAAGTTCTATATTAAATTCATTAACACCTTTAAGTACATTAATTGTAGGGATTCTGTTTTTTGGAATGGGAGTACAAAGAAGGCAGGTGTTTGGTGTGATTTTAGGATTTTTAGGATGTGTGTTGTTGGTTTTGTTTAGTGATGGAGAAAATACAACAGAAAATTATTATTATGCTTTTTTAATTTTATTAGCATCTTTGTTTTACGGTATAAATGTAAACCTAATAAAGAAATACCTTTCCGATTTAAAGCCACTTACAATTAGTACAGGAAATTTTGTAATCTTGTTTGTCCCTGCATTAATAGTGCTTTATTTTGCTGGTTTTTTTGAAATTGTTGGTGAAGAAAAAGTGCAAACATCTTTAGGGTATATTGCTATCCTTGGGATAATTGGAACAGGATTGTCTAATATTTTATTTTTTAAATTAATACAATTGTCTTCGCCTGTTTTTGCAGCTTCTGTAACTTATATAATTCCTGTTGTGGCTATTTTGTTAGGTTACTTTTTCATGAATGAAAGTTTAAATCTAATTCAGGCAATAGGTGCTTTTGTGATTTTATTAGGTGTTTATTTTTCAAGTAGAAAACAATAA
- a CDS encoding gliding motility-associated protein GldE: MDPDPSSYINTIDFELLISLVIVFLLLICSAFISGSEVALFSLSQKDIDDLSVEDYNTGTLISKLLERPKKLLATILVANNFINIAIVILFSSISEALFSSIKTGIIRFVVEVVVVTFLILLFGEVLPKIYANRNNVAFSKMVSLPISILDRVLAPVTIPMRNIILYVEKKFSVQKTSFSVDQLSQALELTNQSETTQEEQKILEGIVTFGNTEVRQVMSPRIDIFALEKEETFAEIMPKIVEKGYSRIPVYHESIDHIEGVLFIKDLIPYIDEKDFDWQKLIRKPFFIPENKKLDNLLKEFQGMKNHLAIVVDEYGGTSGLVSLEDILEEIVGDISDEFDDENIIYSQIDDKNYLFEGKISLKDFYRIIDINGSLFEDKKGEAETLAGFVLEISGNFPKKNQKISFDSYVFTVESLDNRRIKQIKVTLS, encoded by the coding sequence TTGGATCCAGATCCTTCCAGTTACATAAATACAATAGATTTCGAATTGCTAATTAGTTTAGTAATCGTTTTTTTACTTCTTATCTGCTCTGCATTTATTTCGGGTTCAGAGGTTGCATTATTTTCATTGTCGCAAAAAGATATTGATGACTTATCAGTTGAAGATTATAATACAGGTACTTTAATTTCAAAATTATTAGAACGACCAAAAAAATTGTTGGCTACTATTTTAGTGGCTAATAATTTTATAAATATTGCTATTGTTATTTTGTTTTCATCCATTAGTGAAGCACTTTTTAGCTCTATAAAAACAGGAATTATTCGGTTTGTGGTAGAGGTAGTGGTGGTTACGTTTCTTATTTTGCTTTTTGGAGAAGTATTGCCTAAAATATATGCAAATCGTAATAACGTAGCATTTTCAAAAATGGTTTCATTGCCTATTTCTATATTAGATAGAGTTCTTGCGCCTGTTACAATTCCTATGCGCAATATTATTTTGTATGTGGAAAAGAAGTTTAGCGTGCAAAAAACAAGTTTTTCTGTAGATCAATTATCACAAGCATTAGAATTGACAAATCAGTCTGAAACTACACAAGAAGAGCAAAAAATATTAGAAGGAATTGTTACTTTTGGAAACACAGAAGTGAGGCAAGTAATGAGTCCTCGTATTGATATTTTTGCGCTAGAAAAAGAAGAAACTTTCGCTGAGATCATGCCAAAAATTGTAGAGAAAGGCTATTCGAGAATTCCTGTTTATCATGAAAGTATTGATCATATAGAAGGTGTGTTGTTTATTAAAGATTTGATCCCTTATATAGACGAAAAAGATTTTGATTGGCAAAAGCTTATTAGAAAGCCTTTCTTTATTCCTGAAAATAAAAAATTAGACAATCTTCTTAAAGAATTTCAAGGGATGAAAAATCACTTGGCTATTGTAGTTGATGAATATGGAGGAACATCGGGACTAGTTTCTTTAGAGGATATTTTAGAAGAAATTGTAGGAGATATAAGTGATGAGTTTGATGATGAAAATATTATTTACTCTCAAATTGATGATAAAAACTACCTCTTTGAAGGAAAAATTAGTTTAAAAGATTTTTATAGAATTATAGATATTAACGGTTCTCTTTTTGAAGATAAGAAAGGAGAAGCGGAAACGTTAGCAGGGTTTGTCTTAGAAATATCGGGTAATTTTCCTAAGAAAAATCAAAAGATATCTTTTGATAGTTATGTTTTTACTGTGGAAAGTTTAGATAATAGAAGAATAAAACAAATAAAAGTTACGTTAAGTTAA
- a CDS encoding M16 family metallopeptidase, whose translation MKKSLMALSTALLLGGATYAQKVTFEEYDLANGLHVVLHQDNSAPVVITSVMYHVGAKDEQPNRTGFAHFFEHLLFEGTKNIERGEWFKLVTANGGNNNANTTDDRTYYYEVFPSNNLELALWMESERLMHPVINQIGVDTQNEVVKEEKRLRVDNQPYGSIFKAVKQNMFKTHPYRWTTIGEMEHLDAATLEEFQAFNKKFYIPNNAVLVVAGQFETETAKKWIEQYFGAIKKGPAIERKTFTEEPITKEFRTTWEDPNVQLPMVLATYRTPSMKTRDARVLDMISSYLSDGKSSKLYKKIVDDKKMALQIGAFNNSQEDYGMYLIYGIPMQGKTSDDLIKEIDEEIVKVQTELISEKDFQKLQNKFENQYVNSNASVEGIANNLATYYLLYGDINLINTEIDIYRSITREEIKEVANKYLNSNQRMILDYIPAKEKTQN comes from the coding sequence ATGAAAAAATCTTTAATGGCTTTAAGTACAGCACTTTTGTTAGGTGGAGCAACTTACGCCCAAAAAGTAACATTTGAAGAATATGATTTAGCAAACGGACTACATGTTGTGCTACATCAAGACAATTCAGCTCCTGTAGTAATCACATCTGTAATGTATCATGTGGGAGCAAAAGACGAACAACCTAATAGAACTGGTTTTGCTCACTTTTTTGAACACCTTTTATTTGAAGGTACAAAAAATATAGAGCGTGGAGAATGGTTTAAATTAGTAACAGCTAATGGGGGTAACAACAATGCAAACACTACAGACGACAGAACGTATTACTATGAGGTTTTCCCTTCTAACAACTTAGAATTAGCTTTATGGATGGAATCGGAAAGATTAATGCATCCTGTAATTAACCAAATAGGAGTTGATACTCAAAACGAAGTTGTAAAAGAAGAAAAACGTTTAAGAGTAGACAATCAACCTTATGGTAGTATTTTTAAAGCAGTAAAACAAAACATGTTTAAAACACACCCATATAGATGGACTACTATAGGTGAAATGGAACATTTAGATGCTGCTACTTTAGAAGAATTCCAAGCTTTTAATAAAAAATTCTACATTCCTAATAATGCTGTTTTAGTTGTTGCAGGACAATTTGAAACAGAAACAGCTAAAAAATGGATAGAGCAATATTTTGGCGCTATTAAAAAAGGACCAGCTATAGAACGTAAAACTTTTACAGAAGAACCTATAACTAAAGAATTTAGAACAACTTGGGAAGATCCAAACGTTCAACTTCCTATGGTTTTAGCAACTTATAGAACGCCATCTATGAAAACAAGAGATGCTAGAGTTTTAGATATGATTTCTTCTTACTTATCAGATGGTAAAAGTTCTAAATTATACAAGAAAATTGTTGACGACAAAAAAATGGCACTACAAATAGGAGCTTTTAACAATAGTCAAGAAGATTATGGTATGTATTTAATTTACGGAATACCAATGCAGGGCAAAACTTCTGATGATTTAATTAAAGAAATTGACGAAGAAATTGTTAAGGTTCAAACAGAATTAATTTCTGAAAAAGATTTTCAAAAATTACAAAACAAATTTGAAAATCAATATGTAAACAGTAATGCTAGTGTAGAAGGAATTGCTAATAACTTAGCTACTTACTACTTATTATATGGTGATATTAATTTAATTAATACAGAGATTGACATTTATCGTTCTATTACAAGAGAAGAAATTAAAGAGGTAGCTAATAAATATTTAAATTCAAACCAAAGAATGATTTTAGATTATATTCCAGCTAAAGAAAAAACTCAAAACTAA
- a CDS encoding heavy-metal-associated domain-containing protein: protein MKNLKTAALIALISIAFVSCKKENTETTENETTPETSTTEMAANLETASFHIEGMTCEIGCAKLIEDKLSGLKGVSKAKVDFEKKTATVTFENGKQTPETLVETVEAIAGGDLYKVSDVKSSGNKAFFNGKEKEKKKKKEGKTETKTETKKSCCSGKSSCGEKKESGTL from the coding sequence ATGAAAAATTTAAAAACAGCAGCATTAATTGCTTTAATATCTATAGCTTTTGTTAGTTGTAAGAAAGAAAACACTGAAACAACCGAAAACGAAACAACCCCTGAAACTTCAACAACTGAAATGGCTGCTAATTTAGAAACAGCTTCTTTTCATATTGAAGGAATGACTTGCGAAATAGGTTGCGCTAAATTAATTGAAGATAAATTATCTGGATTAAAAGGGGTTAGCAAAGCTAAAGTAGATTTTGAGAAGAAAACAGCTACTGTAACTTTTGAAAACGGAAAACAAACTCCTGAAACATTAGTTGAAACTGTTGAAGCAATTGCTGGCGGAGATCTTTACAAAGTTTCTGATGTAAAATCTTCTGGAAACAAAGCTTTTTTTAACGGAAAAGAAAAAGAAAAAAAGAAGAAAAAAGAAGGAAAAACTGAAACGAAAACTGAAACAAAAAAATCTTGTTGCAGTGGAAAATCTTCATGTGGTGAAAAGAAAGAAAGCGGAACTTTATAG
- a CDS encoding single-stranded DNA-binding protein, which yields MNGTLNKVLLIGHLGDEVKMHYFDGGNCIGRFPLATNEVYINKTTGEKITSTEWHNIVVRNKAAEICEKYLSKGDKIYIEGRIKSRQWQAEDGSTKYTTEIQVTEFTFLSTKKETESSNKQNFKSDSSESSKNTNFDASKGMSENDDLPF from the coding sequence ATGAACGGTACACTAAACAAAGTTCTTTTAATAGGACATCTAGGAGATGAGGTTAAAATGCATTATTTTGATGGAGGGAATTGTATTGGTAGGTTTCCTTTGGCAACAAATGAAGTGTATATAAATAAGACAACAGGAGAAAAAATTACTTCTACAGAATGGCATAATATTGTAGTTCGAAATAAAGCGGCTGAAATCTGCGAGAAGTATCTTTCTAAAGGAGATAAAATATACATTGAAGGAAGAATAAAATCCAGACAATGGCAAGCAGAAGACGGTAGTACTAAATATACAACTGAAATTCAAGTTACCGAATTTACATTCTTATCTACTAAAAAAGAGACAGAATCAAGTAATAAGCAAAATTTTAAATCAGACAGTTCTGAATCATCAAAAAACACTAATTTTGACGCTTCAAAAGGTATGTCAGAAAATGATGATTTGCCTTTTTAA